The following proteins are encoded in a genomic region of Porphyrobacter sp. CACIAM 03H1:
- a CDS encoding DUF1993 domain-containing protein translates to MSYATAALATCANMLGTLDHLVTKAEGHEKGEALPQARLAEDMFPLHTQIRFAIDQVVTALKRLGASELAADDSEIASFAEAHTRIAAVQALVAETDPATWPASADVVEFDLPNGMGFRMQAHEYCRDWAIPQLYFHVMAAYAILRAEGLAVGKADYVGYMMKYLKQPVAG, encoded by the coding sequence ATGTCTTACGCCACCGCAGCCCTTGCCACCTGTGCCAACATGCTCGGCACACTCGATCACCTCGTCACCAAGGCCGAAGGCCACGAGAAGGGCGAAGCGCTGCCTCAGGCGCGGCTCGCCGAAGACATGTTCCCGCTGCACACCCAGATCCGATTCGCCATCGATCAGGTGGTAACCGCCCTGAAGCGGCTCGGAGCGTCGGAGCTTGCCGCGGACGACAGCGAGATCGCCAGTTTCGCCGAAGCCCACACCCGCATCGCGGCTGTCCAGGCGCTGGTTGCGGAAACAGATCCGGCGACCTGGCCCGCGAGCGCCGACGTCGTGGAGTTCGACCTGCCCAACGGCATGGGCTTCAGGATGCAGGCGCACGAATATTGCCGGGACTGGGCGATCCCCCAGCTCTATTTCCATGTCATGGCCGCCTACGCGATCCTGCGTGCAGAAGGGCTCGCTGTCGGGAAGGCCGATTATGTCGGCTACATGATGAAGTATCTGAAGCAGCCCGTCGCGGGTTAG
- a CDS encoding gamma carbonic anhydrase family protein → MTTRPGVNIVPIHGKTPQIHETAFIAPGCTIIGDVVIGAGSSIWYNCVLRADVFSIRIGERTNVQDGSVLHCDPPRPGDPDGCPLVIGDDVLIGHMAMVHGCTIHDRGFVGLGAIVMNKAVIGSDAMLAAGAMLTERKVMGERELWAGRPAVKMKELNDAAIAGMRVGVMHYAENAKAHAAAVAAALG, encoded by the coding sequence ATGACCACACGCCCCGGCGTTAACATCGTGCCGATCCACGGCAAGACCCCGCAGATCCACGAGACCGCCTTCATCGCCCCCGGCTGCACGATCATCGGCGACGTCGTGATCGGGGCAGGCTCCTCGATCTGGTACAATTGCGTGCTGCGCGCCGACGTCTTCAGCATCCGCATCGGCGAGCGCACCAATGTCCAGGACGGAAGCGTCCTCCACTGTGACCCGCCGCGCCCCGGCGACCCCGACGGCTGCCCGCTGGTGATCGGCGACGATGTGCTGATCGGCCATATGGCGATGGTGCACGGCTGCACGATCCACGACCGCGGCTTCGTCGGCCTCGGCGCGATCGTCATGAACAAGGCAGTGATCGGCTCTGACGCGATGCTGGCGGCGGGCGCGATGCTCACCGAGCGCAAGGTTATGGGCGAGCGCGAGCTGTGGGCCGGGCGGCCCGCGGTGAAGATGAAGGAACTGAACGACGCCGCCATCGCCGGAATGCGCGTGGGCGTGATGCACTATGCCGAGAACGCCAAGGCGCACGCAGCCGCTGTGGCGGCTGCGCTCGGCTAA
- a CDS encoding GNAT family N-acetyltransferase has translation MTAPVLTTDRLILRQIGEDDLDPHMTLLNTPAVMRWLGGVQPRAVIAAKHAASRAGFAAEGFGFMIMEERATGEFVGHCGLRRIIHPLAPNPGDHEIGWLVREDRWRRGYAFEAMRAVMDWGFAVHRAPHIVAMTCHANEGSWRLMEKLGMRRRDDLAFHNPADPPEENPTIQYAISRAEWESLP, from the coding sequence GTGACGGCTCCCGTTCTGACGACCGACCGGCTGATCCTGCGGCAGATCGGCGAGGACGACCTCGATCCGCACATGACGCTGCTCAACACCCCTGCGGTGATGCGCTGGCTCGGCGGCGTGCAGCCGCGCGCGGTGATCGCCGCCAAGCATGCCGCCTCGCGCGCGGGGTTCGCTGCCGAGGGCTTCGGCTTCATGATCATGGAGGAGCGCGCCACCGGCGAGTTCGTCGGCCATTGCGGGCTGCGCCGGATCATCCATCCGCTCGCCCCCAACCCCGGCGACCACGAGATCGGCTGGCTGGTGCGCGAGGACCGCTGGCGCCGCGGCTATGCCTTCGAGGCGATGCGCGCGGTGATGGACTGGGGTTTCGCGGTGCATCGCGCGCCGCATATCGTCGCCATGACCTGTCATGCGAACGAGGGAAGCTGGCGGCTGATGGAGAAGCTGGGTATGCGCCGGCGCGACGACCTCGCCTTCCACAACCCCGCCGATCCGCCCGAAGAAAACCCGACCATCCAATACGCGATCTCCCGCGCAGAATGGGAATCCCTGCCATGA
- a CDS encoding helicase-related protein, which translates to MTLTPPSRPGDERRVRAVLGPTNTGKTHLAIERMCGHSSGMMGFPLRLLAREVYDRVRAIKGHKQVALITGEERIEPPDARYFLCTAEAMPRTMGEVAFVALDEAQLGADPERGHIFTDRLLHARGREETMILGSATLEPMVRALVPKAEITSRPRFSTLSHAGICKLSRLPKRSAVVAFSVEQVYAMAEALRRFRGGAAVVMGALSPETRNKQVAMFQSGEVDYIVATDAIGMGLNLDLDHVAFAALSKFDGRRKRRLTPSEMAQIAGRAGRHQRDGTFGTLSGTGKGDGEPLAFTDEEVYAIEEHKFAPLTHLFWREADPRCDSLERLIADLEARPDNGVLKAAPEAIDLAVLKRLASDPIADTVRGAGSVRRFWETCSLPDFRNLGVEPHARFVARLWDDLRGGYLGADFVAARIAELDRMQGDIDTLQGRIAAIRSWAYICQRPDWVLARDEMAARARAVEAKLSDALHARLTERFVNRRTTLLMKSLGQDATALPVTLEPDGHLTVEGESIGRLEGFRFHVDPNAGVADRRMLLAAGEKALPALLERRADWLLSQGIAELEISGGAIRWQGRALAEIAFPGHPGSGHFGTPRLTLTHDVALLPDAAKASLEAGLSAWLEKQLEPLEPLRKLAEAARDPAAGSQARALVITLIEARGVISREEAGLENLPKEMRPYLRKLGITFGALDIFDAPLLKPAPRRLLHSLGLDTRAVQEAMLPVLAEGSWAKGRLPAGYRYAGSQAIRVDLAEKIFRAAFEARAAVVAAHPKERNRPFRVDLALAVSVGLEADNARRLLGSAGFRVERARALPEGAHGAPAPDRWYWRPRRPEERQARRAERPQHHKPGRKAPRPAEGQTQTKPQGERRGPKPGGKPPKGNRPPLPKPDTGPARAGGAFDKLADLLKG; encoded by the coding sequence GTGACCCTGACCCCACCTTCCCGCCCCGGCGACGAGCGCCGCGTGCGCGCCGTGCTCGGGCCGACCAACACCGGCAAGACCCACCTCGCGATCGAACGGATGTGCGGCCATTCGAGCGGGATGATGGGCTTCCCGCTTCGCCTGCTCGCACGCGAGGTCTATGACCGTGTGCGGGCGATCAAGGGGCACAAGCAGGTCGCGCTGATCACCGGCGAGGAGCGGATCGAGCCGCCGGACGCGCGCTATTTCCTCTGCACCGCCGAAGCCATGCCGCGCACCATGGGCGAGGTCGCCTTCGTCGCGCTCGACGAGGCGCAGCTGGGCGCGGACCCCGAACGCGGACACATCTTCACCGACCGCCTGCTCCACGCCCGCGGGCGCGAGGAGACGATGATCCTCGGCAGCGCAACGCTCGAACCGATGGTCAGGGCGCTGGTCCCCAAGGCCGAAATCACCAGCCGCCCGCGCTTCTCGACCCTTTCCCATGCCGGCATCTGCAAGCTCTCGCGCCTGCCCAAGCGCAGCGCCGTCGTCGCCTTCTCGGTCGAGCAGGTCTACGCGATGGCCGAGGCCCTTCGGCGCTTCCGCGGCGGCGCGGCGGTGGTGATGGGCGCGCTCTCGCCCGAGACGCGCAACAAGCAGGTCGCGATGTTCCAGTCGGGCGAGGTCGACTACATCGTCGCCACCGACGCGATCGGGATGGGCCTCAACCTCGATCTGGACCACGTCGCCTTCGCCGCGCTGAGCAAGTTCGACGGCCGCAGGAAGCGCCGCCTCACGCCGTCGGAAATGGCACAGATCGCCGGGCGCGCGGGACGGCACCAGCGCGACGGGACCTTCGGCACGCTCTCGGGCACGGGCAAGGGCGACGGCGAGCCGCTCGCCTTCACCGACGAGGAGGTCTACGCCATCGAGGAGCACAAGTTCGCGCCCCTCACCCATCTCTTCTGGCGCGAGGCCGATCCGCGGTGCGATTCGCTCGAGCGGCTGATCGCCGATCTCGAGGCGCGACCGGATAACGGAGTGCTGAAAGCCGCTCCCGAAGCCATCGATCTTGCCGTGCTGAAGAGACTGGCTTCGGACCCCATTGCCGACACGGTGCGTGGGGCAGGCTCGGTGCGGCGCTTCTGGGAGACCTGCTCGCTCCCCGATTTCCGCAACCTCGGGGTTGAGCCCCACGCCCGCTTCGTCGCGCGGCTGTGGGACGACCTGCGCGGCGGTTACCTCGGCGCGGATTTCGTCGCCGCGCGCATCGCCGAGCTTGACCGGATGCAGGGCGACATCGACACGCTGCAAGGGCGGATCGCGGCGATTCGCAGCTGGGCATATATCTGCCAGCGGCCCGACTGGGTGCTGGCGCGGGACGAAATGGCGGCGCGGGCACGCGCGGTCGAGGCGAAGCTTTCGGATGCGCTGCACGCGCGGCTCACCGAAAGGTTCGTCAACCGGAGGACGACACTCTTGATGAAATCGCTGGGCCAGGACGCGACTGCGCTGCCCGTCACGCTTGAACCAGACGGCCACCTGACGGTCGAGGGCGAGAGCATCGGCCGCCTCGAGGGCTTCCGTTTCCATGTCGATCCGAACGCTGGTGTCGCCGATCGCCGGATGCTGCTGGCAGCGGGCGAGAAGGCTCTGCCCGCGCTGCTGGAGCGCCGTGCCGATTGGCTGCTCTCGCAAGGCATCGCCGAACTGGAGATCAGCGGCGGCGCGATCCGTTGGCAGGGGCGCGCCTTGGCCGAGATTGCCTTCCCCGGTCACCCCGGCTCGGGCCACTTCGGCACACCGCGCCTGACGCTGACCCACGACGTGGCGCTTCTTCCCGATGCGGCGAAGGCCTCGCTTGAGGCGGGGCTTTCCGCATGGCTGGAGAAGCAGCTCGAGCCGCTCGAACCGCTGCGCAAGCTCGCCGAGGCCGCGCGCGACCCCGCGGCCGGATCGCAGGCCCGCGCGCTGGTGATAACCCTGATCGAGGCGCGCGGCGTCATCAGCCGCGAGGAAGCGGGGCTCGAGAACCTGCCCAAGGAGATGCGGCCCTACTTGAGGAAGCTGGGCATCACCTTCGGCGCGCTCGACATCTTCGATGCGCCGCTCTTGAAGCCCGCTCCGCGCCGGCTGCTGCACTCACTGGGGCTGGACACCCGCGCGGTGCAGGAGGCGATGCTGCCGGTGCTGGCGGAGGGGAGCTGGGCCAAGGGCCGCCTGCCTGCCGGATACCGCTATGCCGGGTCACAGGCGATCCGCGTCGACCTCGCCGAGAAGATCTTCCGCGCGGCCTTCGAGGCACGGGCGGCGGTGGTCGCGGCGCACCCGAAGGAGCGCAATCGCCCGTTCCGGGTCGATCTGGCGCTCGCCGTGTCCGTCGGGCTCGAGGCCGACAACGCCCGCCGCCTGCTGGGCAGTGCCGGCTTTCGCGTCGAGCGAGCGCGGGCCCTGCCCGAAGGCGCGCACGGTGCCCCCGCGCCCGACCGCTGGTA
- a CDS encoding GNAT family N-acetyltransferase: protein MPEFRHDTARLTLRDWREADWPEFWRVTNTAAVMRWLGGVQDEAGRAAAQARVEGYRADHGHTFWVVERREDGALLGFCGLKRSNQAGGPQGMMEVGWRLREDAWGQGYAKEAAAAALDLAFHRFGADEVIALTVQNNAASWGLMIRLGMQRREDLDFDSPDFDPANPRIIAYAIARETWEAA, encoded by the coding sequence GTGCCTGAGTTCCGTCACGACACCGCTCGCCTGACCTTGCGCGACTGGCGCGAGGCTGACTGGCCAGAGTTCTGGCGTGTGACCAACACGGCCGCCGTCATGCGCTGGCTCGGCGGGGTGCAGGACGAGGCCGGACGCGCGGCGGCGCAGGCGCGGGTCGAGGGCTACCGCGCCGACCACGGCCACACGTTCTGGGTCGTCGAACGCCGCGAGGATGGCGCGCTGCTCGGCTTCTGCGGATTGAAGCGGTCCAACCAGGCGGGCGGCCCGCAGGGGATGATGGAAGTGGGCTGGCGGCTGCGCGAGGATGCCTGGGGGCAGGGCTACGCGAAGGAGGCCGCCGCTGCCGCGCTCGACCTCGCCTTCCACCGCTTCGGCGCGGACGAGGTGATCGCGCTCACCGTGCAGAACAACGCGGCGAGCTGGGGCCTGATGATCCGCCTCGGAATGCAGCGGCGCGAGGACCTCGACTTCGACAGCCCGGATTTCGATCCCGCCAACCCGCGCATCATCGCCTATGCCATTGCGCGCGAGACATGGGAGGCGGCGTGA
- a CDS encoding cisplatin damage response ATP-dependent DNA ligase — protein MEEFAALLDALVYTTSRNRKLALIAAYLRENADPDRGWALAALTDGLDFPAVKSSTVRNLMMERVDPVLWTLSRDFVGDTAETASLLWPEPEDPLPQPDLSLAEVVKRLSALTRASAPRELPGLLDRLDAKGRYALIKLATGGMRVGVSARLAKTAFALAFDVPVEEVEEYWHALAPPYAELFAWAADGGPAPDLAGVPRFRPFMLAHPLEDGEVDLADYAAEWKWDGIRVQLVRAGGETRVYSRSGDDISTTFPELLDVLPMDAVLDGELLVRGSAQGGEAGGAASFNALQQRLGRKTVSKAMLKEYPAFVRLYDVLILEGRDWREAPWESRRATLEALMPRLPASHFDLSQLVEAEDFAALAAIRDTARDEAIEGLMLKHRTSPYVAGRKVALWYKWKRDPLLIDCVLMYAQRGSGKRSSFYSDYTFGCWAGDPDAGAELLPVGKAYSGFTDEELKKLDRFVRQNTLSKFGPVREVERKLVFEVAFDSVHASKRHKSGLAMRFPRIHRIRWDKPAHEADWVEGLRALIKD, from the coding sequence ATGGAGGAATTCGCCGCCCTGCTGGACGCGCTGGTCTACACCACCAGCCGCAACCGCAAGCTCGCGCTGATCGCCGCCTATCTGCGCGAAAACGCCGATCCCGACCGCGGCTGGGCGCTCGCGGCGCTTACCGACGGGCTCGACTTTCCGGCAGTGAAGTCCTCGACGGTGCGCAATCTGATGATGGAGCGGGTCGATCCGGTGCTGTGGACGCTCTCCCGCGATTTCGTCGGCGACACGGCCGAGACCGCAAGCCTGCTCTGGCCCGAGCCGGAGGACCCGCTCCCGCAGCCCGACCTGTCGCTCGCCGAGGTGGTCAAGCGCCTGTCCGCCCTCACCCGCGCCAGCGCGCCGCGCGAATTGCCCGGGTTGCTGGATAGGCTCGATGCCAAGGGCCGCTACGCCCTCATCAAGCTCGCCACCGGCGGGATGCGGGTGGGCGTCTCCGCGCGCCTCGCCAAGACCGCCTTTGCGCTCGCCTTCGATGTCCCGGTGGAGGAGGTCGAGGAATACTGGCACGCCCTCGCCCCGCCCTATGCCGAACTTTTCGCATGGGCCGCAGACGGCGGCCCTGCCCCCGATCTCGCCGGCGTGCCGCGCTTCCGCCCCTTCATGCTCGCCCACCCGCTCGAGGACGGGGAGGTGGACCTCGCGGACTATGCCGCCGAGTGGAAATGGGACGGTATCCGGGTGCAGCTGGTCCGGGCGGGCGGAGAGACGCGGGTCTATTCGCGCTCGGGCGACGACATATCGACGACATTCCCCGAACTGCTCGATGTCCTGCCGATGGACGCGGTACTGGATGGCGAATTGCTGGTGCGCGGCTCCGCACAGGGCGGCGAAGCGGGCGGCGCGGCGAGTTTCAACGCGCTCCAGCAAAGGCTCGGGCGCAAGACCGTCTCCAAGGCGATGCTCAAGGAATACCCGGCCTTCGTGCGGCTCTACGACGTGCTGATCCTCGAAGGCCGCGACTGGCGCGAGGCCCCGTGGGAGTCGCGCCGCGCGACTTTGGAGGCGCTCATGCCGCGCCTGCCCGCCAGCCATTTCGATCTCTCGCAGCTGGTCGAGGCCGAGGACTTCGCCGCCCTCGCCGCGATCCGCGACACCGCGCGCGACGAGGCGATCGAGGGGCTGATGCTCAAGCACCGCACCAGCCCCTACGTGGCGGGCCGCAAGGTCGCCCTGTGGTACAAGTGGAAGCGTGATCCGCTGCTGATCGACTGCGTGCTGATGTATGCCCAGCGCGGCAGCGGCAAGCGGTCGAGCTTCTATTCGGACTACACCTTCGGCTGCTGGGCGGGCGATCCCGATGCGGGGGCGGAGCTGCTCCCCGTCGGCAAGGCCTATTCGGGCTTCACCGACGAGGAGCTGAAGAAGCTCGACCGTTTCGTGCGGCAGAACACTCTGAGCAAGTTCGGACCGGTGCGCGAGGTGGAGCGCAAGCTGGTGTTCGAGGTCGCCTTCGATTCGGTGCACGCCAGCAAGCGCCACAAAAGCGGCCTCGCGATGCGCTTCCCCCGCATCCACCGCATCCGCTGGGACAAGCCCGCGCACGAGGCAGACTGGGTCGAGGGGCTGAGGGCGCTGATAAAGGATTGA
- the hemB gene encoding porphobilinogen synthase, which produces MTGHFPNTRLRRTRAHGWSRALHRETTVTPADLIWPLFVTSGKGVEEPVATLPGVSRWSVDGIVARAKEAVALGIPVIALFPNTPRELRTDDGAEAHNPDNLMCQAIRAIKDACGNDIGVLTDVALDPYTSHGQDGLVDETGYVVNDATVAVLVDQAVNQANAGADIIAPSDMMDGRIHAIRMALEMNGHPNVQIMSYAAKYASAFYGPFRDAVGSGGLLKGDKKAYQMDPANADEALREVAMDIAEGADSVMVKPGLAYLDIIYRVKQRFDVPVFAYQVSGEYAMIEAAQAAGIGDRDALVMEKLIAFKRAGCSGVLTYHAAHVARLLNG; this is translated from the coding sequence ATGACCGGACATTTCCCCAACACCCGCCTGCGCCGCACCCGCGCCCACGGCTGGAGCCGTGCGCTGCACCGCGAGACCACCGTCACGCCGGCGGACCTGATCTGGCCGCTGTTCGTGACCTCGGGCAAGGGCGTCGAGGAGCCGGTGGCGACGCTGCCGGGCGTCTCGCGCTGGTCGGTCGACGGGATCGTGGCCCGCGCCAAGGAGGCGGTGGCGCTCGGCATCCCGGTCATCGCGCTGTTCCCCAACACCCCGCGCGAGCTGCGCACCGATGACGGGGCCGAGGCGCACAATCCGGACAACCTGATGTGCCAGGCGATCCGCGCGATCAAGGACGCCTGCGGCAACGACATCGGGGTGCTGACCGACGTCGCGCTCGATCCCTACACCTCGCACGGGCAGGACGGGCTGGTGGACGAGACCGGCTATGTCGTGAACGATGCGACCGTCGCGGTGCTGGTCGACCAGGCGGTGAACCAGGCCAATGCGGGGGCGGACATCATCGCGCCCTCCGACATGATGGACGGCCGCATTCATGCGATCCGCATGGCGCTCGAAATGAACGGGCACCCCAATGTCCAGATCATGAGCTACGCCGCCAAGTATGCGAGCGCCTTCTACGGCCCGTTCCGCGACGCGGTCGGCTCGGGCGGGCTGCTCAAGGGCGACAAGAAGGCCTACCAGATGGACCCCGCCAATGCCGACGAGGCGCTGCGCGAAGTGGCGATGGACATCGCGGAAGGGGCGGACAGCGTGATGGTGAAGCCGGGGCTCGCCTATCTCGACATCATCTACAGGGTGAAGCAGCGCTTCGACGTGCCGGTCTTCGCCTACCAGGTCTCCGGCGAATACGCGATGATCGAGGCCGCGCAGGCCGCCGGCATCGGGGACCGCGACGCGCTGGTGATGGAGAAGCTGATCGCCTTCAAGCGCGCAGGGTGCAGCGGGGTGCTGACCTACCACGCCGCCCACGTCGCCCGCCTGCTGAATGGCTGA
- a CDS encoding peptidoglycan DD-metalloendopeptidase family protein, which yields MERTAQPREGTASGAKMLDHARRLNDGGDPDEASPGGEAPDGSRALAVVPPAPPPVDPETARELAAYFRNARALAEPTKAQRLRGRLLLGASGFGARYEEWRLAASLWFERLDLAPDLAEDIGSRRWLRGLGTMVGLGAVALACWPDLTPLEARPALPQSDAVESELRSQMILPLALGADSGRRMGPTQAVIPLKSAPERPQIQMLVTLAPGDSFASMLRRAGVAAGDIDRAAALVGQAVAVGDIQPGTQMDLVLGRRPAPGEPRPLDSLAFRARFDLELELTRPGVGEVSADGTPVIPSGPLALKRNVIRVDETPLRVRGTVGSSLYRSMRQAGVPASAVQEYLKALDAQIDMDREVRSSDEFDIIIAYRRAATGERQAGQLLYAGVDRDGKPRTQLMRWGGEGRFYEASGVGEQRRGLLAPVPGAVTSNFGMRRHPILGYMRMHAGVDFKAQYGTPIVAVSDGRVSSAGRSGGCGIQVRLEHGGGLSTRYCHMSRMAVNAGMSVRRGQVIGYVGSTGLSTGPHLHYEMYRGGRVINPATVQFVSRALLSGTELIDFRRQLIRLKEIEVGAALKDLAPEPDEVKEPVREIEKIAGPTPAARKL from the coding sequence ATGGAGCGGACCGCACAGCCCCGCGAGGGCACCGCTTCCGGGGCAAAGATGTTGGATCACGCGCGACGACTGAACGACGGAGGCGATCCGGACGAGGCATCGCCGGGCGGCGAGGCGCCTGACGGTTCGCGCGCGCTTGCGGTCGTGCCGCCCGCGCCGCCTCCGGTGGATCCGGAAACCGCCCGCGAGCTTGCCGCCTATTTCCGCAATGCCCGGGCGCTCGCCGAACCGACCAAGGCGCAGCGTCTGCGCGGTAGGCTGCTGCTGGGGGCGTCCGGTTTTGGCGCGCGCTACGAGGAATGGCGTCTTGCCGCCTCCCTGTGGTTCGAGCGGCTCGACCTCGCCCCTGATCTGGCCGAGGACATCGGCAGCCGACGCTGGTTGCGCGGCCTCGGCACGATGGTCGGGCTGGGCGCGGTGGCGCTCGCCTGCTGGCCCGATCTCACCCCGCTCGAAGCGCGGCCCGCCCTGCCGCAATCGGACGCGGTCGAGAGCGAGCTGCGCAGCCAGATGATCCTGCCGCTGGCGCTGGGCGCCGACAGCGGGCGACGCATGGGGCCGACCCAGGCAGTGATCCCGCTCAAGAGCGCGCCCGAGCGGCCGCAGATCCAGATGCTCGTCACCCTCGCCCCGGGCGACAGCTTCGCCTCGATGCTGCGCCGTGCGGGCGTGGCGGCGGGCGATATCGATCGCGCCGCCGCGCTGGTCGGGCAAGCGGTGGCAGTGGGCGACATCCAGCCCGGCACGCAGATGGACCTCGTGCTCGGTCGCCGCCCCGCGCCGGGCGAGCCGCGCCCGCTCGACAGCCTCGCTTTCCGTGCGCGCTTTGATCTGGAACTCGAACTGACCCGCCCGGGCGTCGGCGAGGTGTCGGCGGACGGCACGCCGGTCATCCCTTCCGGGCCGCTGGCGCTGAAGCGCAACGTGATCCGCGTCGACGAGACCCCGCTGCGCGTGCGCGGGACAGTCGGCAGCAGCCTCTACCGCTCGATGCGCCAGGCCGGTGTTCCGGCGAGCGCGGTGCAGGAATACCTCAAGGCGCTCGACGCCCAGATCGACATGGACCGCGAGGTGCGTTCCTCGGACGAGTTCGACATCATCATCGCCTATCGCCGCGCCGCAACGGGCGAGCGGCAGGCGGGCCAGCTACTCTATGCCGGCGTCGACCGCGACGGCAAGCCGCGCACGCAGCTGATGCGCTGGGGCGGCGAGGGCCGCTTTTACGAGGCCTCGGGCGTGGGCGAGCAGCGCCGTGGCCTTCTCGCGCCGGTGCCGGGGGCGGTCACCTCGAACTTCGGAATGCGGCGCCACCCGATCCTCGGCTACATGCGGATGCACGCCGGGGTCGACTTCAAGGCGCAATACGGCACCCCGATCGTCGCCGTCAGCGATGGCCGCGTGTCGAGCGCGGGCCGCTCGGGCGGCTGCGGCATCCAGGTGCGGCTGGAGCACGGTGGTGGCCTCTCGACGCGCTATTGCCACATGAGCCGTATGGCGGTGAACGCCGGGATGTCGGTGCGACGCGGGCAGGTGATCGGCTATGTCGGCTCCACCGGCCTCTCGACCGGACCGCACCTCCACTACGAGATGTATCGCGGTGGGCGGGTAATCAATCCGGCCACCGTCCAGTTCGTCAGCCGCGCGCTGCTTTCGGGCACCGAGCTGATCGATTTCCGCCGCCAGCTCATCCGGCTCAAGGAGATCGAGGTCGGCGCCGCGCTCAAGGACCTCGCGCCCGAACCCGACGAGGTGAAGGAGCCGGTGCGCGAGATCGAGAAGATCGCCGGTCCGACCCCGGCTGCACGCAAACTGTAA
- a CDS encoding GNAT family N-acetyltransferase: MAEDTLETERLILRPPVAEDLPWVLAHMNTASVMRHLAGVRSPEAVAESLADDIDAFHGGGHRRWTVWLHDGATRVGRVGLFHLRSPAAPQVLQGQREIGWTFAEAHWGRGYATEAARAVIDHAFTALALRVLWSQTSDSNAASTRMMRRLGFTFRPELGYVDPDYPPEDNPTTVWSMDAPCA, from the coding sequence ATGGCTGAGGACACGCTGGAGACCGAACGCCTGATCCTGCGTCCGCCGGTGGCGGAGGATCTCCCGTGGGTACTGGCGCACATGAACACCGCGAGCGTGATGCGCCATCTCGCCGGTGTGCGCTCTCCCGAAGCCGTGGCGGAAAGCCTCGCCGACGATATCGACGCCTTTCACGGAGGCGGGCACCGGCGCTGGACGGTGTGGCTGCACGACGGCGCGACGCGGGTCGGGCGTGTCGGCCTGTTCCACCTTCGCTCGCCCGCCGCTCCGCAGGTCCTGCAGGGCCAGCGCGAGATCGGCTGGACCTTCGCCGAGGCCCATTGGGGGCGCGGTTATGCGACGGAGGCGGCACGGGCGGTGATCGATCATGCCTTCACCGCGCTGGCGCTGCGGGTGCTGTGGTCGCAGACGAGCGACTCCAACGCCGCCTCGACCCGGATGATGCGGCGGCTCGGCTTCACGTTCCGGCCAGAGCTCGGCTATGTCGATCCGGACTACCCGCCCGAGGATAATCCCACCACCGTCTGGTCGATGGATGCCCCCTGTGCCTGA